The sequence GAACTGCAGAGCGCGTGAATTCACTGAAGCTGGCCATGATGCAACCTTATGGAAATCAGGATTGACGACCTTCTGGCCGAAGCGAAAAGGCGTTTACAGTCGATCAGAACAAAGCTCATTTGTGAAGGTGCGCTTCGATAACGTTCACGAAATCTTCGATGCTCGGCTTGATATAAACGCGCTGGCCGTCGATTAAGAACGACGGCGTTTCATTCAGCTTCAGCTGCTCCGCCTGGGTTTCATCCCGGAGGATACGATCCTGCACGGCGGGTGAGTGGAGCTCCTGCATGAATTTGTTCATGTCCAACCCGATGCGGCTTGCCAGGGCCATCACAATAACCTCCGCGTTCCGGCTCTCGCCCCACTCTCGCTGATGCTCGAAGAGCGCATCATGCATTTCCCAATACTTGCCTTGATCGCCGGCGGCTTCCGCTGCCATTGCGCCAAGCATCGCATTCGGATGAACGGCGATGAGCGGGAAGTGGTGAAATTCGAGACGAAGTTTGTCAGGGTAGCGGCTCAAAATTTCTTTGACGAAGGGATGGAAGCCACCGCAGCTCGGACATTCGTAGTCACCGAACTCGACCAGAGTTACCTGTGCGTTTTCGGGGCCACGGAAGTGACCACCTTTGAGCTGAACCGGCTTCGCTGTTCCCGTGTCTTCCACAGGCTGGTCCGGGGTGCGGCTTAAATACACGGCGGCGCCTGCCGCGATTCCAACCGCAATAACGATGACGGCAAGAGGCTTCAGCAGCTTTTTCATGCCGTCATACTAGCGCGGACGGCACGCATCATCCAGATGAATGTCGGGGCTCATTTCTTTGGAGGCGGCGGCTGAGCAGGAGGCGTGTCCACGTGAACGGTTTCGTAGTGGACGGTCACCTCAGCCTTCACTTTGATGCTCGAGTCGGATGGCGAGTTATCGAAGACAAGATAGTAGTTGCCGGCCTGTGGAATTGCAGCCTGGATGTTCCCGTTTGTCGTCGTCTTGGATAAGTAGAGGAAGCCCGGAGGGATTTTATGGTCGCCGGTAAACTGGTTGTATTCAATCTCGTTGAGCAGCATTACTTGAATTCCTGAAACGCTCTCGGTCGAAAAATTACCCGTCACCCGGGCATTTTGCATGTGCGGCTCATCCAGAACGATCTTCACATCGTGACTGCTTCTGGCCGGAACTTCGAAATCACCGAGCGCCAGCGTGTGACTGACCGGAAGCGGACGGATCTCAAGAGAGTATGGGCCGCCGCTCGCCGGCCTGGCTTGCTGGACAGGGTGAGTCCGGCGGTAAAGGGCATAGAAGAGGACTCCAAGCGCCAGTATCATTAGGACCGGTCGTAGACGTTTCATCCCCTACAGTCTGTCATTCAACCCGCGCCTACGCGCGTGTAAAGATTCTCTTTGATATTCATCATGCCCAGATTATAGATG comes from Terriglobia bacterium and encodes:
- a CDS encoding thioredoxin domain-containing protein, whose amino-acid sequence is MKKLLKPLAVIVIAVGIAAGAAVYLSRTPDQPVEDTGTAKPVQLKGGHFRGPENAQVTLVEFGDYECPSCGGFHPFVKEILSRYPDKLRLEFHHFPLIAVHPNAMLGAMAAEAAGDQGKYWEMHDALFEHQREWGESRNAEVIVMALASRIGLDMNKFMQELHSPAVQDRILRDETQAEQLKLNETPSFLIDGQRVYIKPSIEDFVNVIEAHLHK